A single region of the Ziziphus jujuba cultivar Dongzao chromosome 10, ASM3175591v1 genome encodes:
- the LOC107411731 gene encoding AP-3 complex subunit mu has protein sequence MLQCIFLLSDSGEVMLEKQFTGHRVDRSICAWFWEHAVSHGDSSKLQPVIASPTHYLFQIFREGITFLACTQVEMPPLMAIEFLCRVADVLSDYLGELNEDLIKDNFIIVYELLDEMIDNGFPLTTEPTILREMIAPPNIVSKVLSVVTGTSSNVSDTLPVATGSCVPWRTTDLKYSSNEVYVELVEEMDATINRDGVLVKCEIYGEVQINSHITGLPDLTLSFSNPSILDDVRFHPCVRFRPWESHQTLSFVPPDGHFKLMSYRVRKLKNIPLYVKPQITSDAGTCRISLLVGIRNDPGRTIDSITLQFQLPPCILSADLSSNHGTVNILANKTCFWSIGRIPKDKTPSMSGTLVLESGLERLHVFPTFQVGFRIANIALSGLQIDKLDLKTTPARFHKGFRAVTRAGEFEVRS, from the exons ATGTTGCAGTGCATATTTCTGCTATCAGATTCTGG GGAGGTGATGCTTGAGAAGCAGTTTACTGGGCACCGCGTAGATCGCTCCATTTGTGCTTGGTTTTGGGAGCACGCCGTTTCTCATGGCGATTCCTCAAAG TTACAACCAGTAATTGCTTCACCAACACAttatcttttccaaatttttcgAGAGGGGATCACATTTTTAGCATGTACTCAAGTTGAAATGCCACCTTTGATGGCTATTGAG TTCCTTTGCAGGGTGGCTGATGTCCTCTCTGATTACCTTGGAGAACTGAATGAAGACTTGATAAAAGATAACTTTATCATTGTGTATGAG CTTCTGGATGAGATGATAGACAATGGCTTCCCTCTCACCACAGAACCTACTATCCTGAGAGAGATGATTGCTCCACCGAATATTGTTAGCAAGGTGTTGAGTGTTGTGACAGGCACCAGTTCCAACGTCAGCGACACACTTCCAGTCGCAACAGGATCTTGTGTTCCTTGGAGAACAACAGATCTAAAATATTCAAGCAATGAAGTTTATGTTGAACTTGTTGAAGAGATGGATGCAACTATAAACAG GGATGGGGTCCTGGTGAAGTGTGAGATATATGGTGAAGTTCAAATAAACTCTCATATCACAGGTCTTCCTGATTTGACTCTCTCATTTAGCAACCCTTCCATTCTTGACGATGTAAGATTTCATCCATGTGTTCGTTTTCGCCCTTGGGAATCCCATCAAACTTTGTCGTTTGTGCCTCCTGATGGACATTTTAAGCTGATGAGTTACAG GGTTAGAAAGTTGAAAAACATTCCATTATACGTAAAGCCACAGATAACCTCAGATGCTGGGACATGTCGTATTAGTCTATTGGTTGGAATACGAAATGATCCGGGGAGAACAATTGATTCAATAACTTTGCAATTTCAATTGCCTCCTTGTATTTTGTCAGCTGATCTGTCTTCAAACCATGGAACGGTGAATATCCTTGCTAACAAG ACATGCTTTTGGTCAATTGGACGGATTCCAAAAGATAAAACTCCTTCAATGTCTGGAACATTAGTGCTTGAGTCAGGATTAGAACGCCTTCATGTGTTTCCCACATTTCAGGTGGGTTTTAGGATTGCGAATATTGCTCTCTCTGGCCTTCAAATAGATAAACTGGATCTGAAGACTACGCCTGCTCGGTTTCACAAAGGTTTTCGAGCTGTTACACGTGCAGGGGAATTCGAAGTCAGGTCATAA
- the LOC107411722 gene encoding psbP domain-containing protein 1, chloroplastic isoform X2, translating into MAKLVMVQHHHQKHPSFSLLSSSLPDFNGIKLYNQLQYKKKLWQQKGALPIITSSAKKILMGGNEFVDNLSSKLQAKEGHQTRAFAVTRRNAMALLLSGYFLSELSMHGIAFAQQSIGLREYIDTFDGYQFNYPQNWIQVRGAGADIFFRDPYVLDENLSVELSSPSSSKYKTIEDLGPPEEAGKKVLKQYLTEFMSTRLGVRRESNILSTSSRVADDGRTYYQVEVNIKSYANNNELAVMPQDRVARLEWDRRYLSVLGVENNQLYELRLQTPENVFLEEENDLRRVMDSFRVNKVAA; encoded by the exons ATGGCAAAGTTAGTGATGGTGCAGCATCACCATCAGAAACACCCATCTTTTTCtctcctttcttcttctctgcCTGACTTCAATGGCATCAAACTCTACAATCAACTCCAG tataagaaaaaattatggCAGCAAAAAGGAGCACTGCCTATTATAACTTCAAGTGCAAAGAAGATTTTGATGGGCGGCAATGAATTTGTTGACAATCTGTCGTCAAAACTCCAAGCAAAAGAGGGTCATCAG ACTAGAGCTTTTGCAGTAACTCGGAGGAATGCAATGGCCTTGCTTTTATCTGGTTACTTCTTGTCAGAACTTAGTATGCACGGTATCGCATTTGCTCAACAATCTATTGGCTTGAGAGAATACATAGATACTTTTGATGGCTATCAATTTAATTACCCTCAGAACTGGATTCAAGTTCGAGGTGCTGGGGCAGATATATTCTTCAGAGATCCTTATGTTCTTGATGAAAATCTTTCTGTGGAGTTGTCCTCTCCCTCATCCTCAAAGTACAAGACTATTGAAGACTTGGGTCCACCAGAAGAAGCAGGAAAGAAGGTGCTTAAGCAGTATCTGACAGAGTTTATGTCTACAAGACTTGGTGTCAGGCGTGAATCAAACATTCTTTCCACATCTTCAAGAGTTGCTGATGATGGGAGAACTTATTATCAAGTTGAG GTAAACATAAAATCATATGCCAACAACAATGAGCTAGCTGTGATGCCACAAGACCGAGTAGCTCGACTGGAATGGGATAGGCGGTATCTTTCTGTACTCGGAGTTGAAAACAATCAGTTATATGAGTTGAGACTGCAAACGCCAGAAAATGTATTTTTAGAAGAGGAAAATGATCTTCGCCGGGTTATGGATTCCTTTAGAGTGAACAAGGTGGCTGCTTGA
- the LOC107411722 gene encoding psbP domain-containing protein 1, chloroplastic isoform X4, giving the protein MALLLSGYFLSELSMHGIAFAQQSIGLREYIDTFDGYQFNYPQNWIQVRGAGADIFFRDPYVLDENLSVELSSPSSSKYKTIEDLGPPEEAGKKVLKQYLTEFMSTRLGVRRESNILSTSSRVADDGRTYYQVEVNIKSYANNNELAVMPQDRVARLEWDRRYLSVLGVENNQLYELRLQTPENVFLEEENDLRRVMDSFRVNKVAA; this is encoded by the exons ATGGCCTTGCTTTTATCTGGTTACTTCTTGTCAGAACTTAGTATGCACGGTATCGCATTTGCTCAACAATCTATTGGCTTGAGAGAATACATAGATACTTTTGATGGCTATCAATTTAATTACCCTCAGAACTGGATTCAAGTTCGAGGTGCTGGGGCAGATATATTCTTCAGAGATCCTTATGTTCTTGATGAAAATCTTTCTGTGGAGTTGTCCTCTCCCTCATCCTCAAAGTACAAGACTATTGAAGACTTGGGTCCACCAGAAGAAGCAGGAAAGAAGGTGCTTAAGCAGTATCTGACAGAGTTTATGTCTACAAGACTTGGTGTCAGGCGTGAATCAAACATTCTTTCCACATCTTCAAGAGTTGCTGATGATGGGAGAACTTATTATCAAGTTGAG GTAAACATAAAATCATATGCCAACAACAATGAGCTAGCTGTGATGCCACAAGACCGAGTAGCTCGACTGGAATGGGATAGGCGGTATCTTTCTGTACTCGGAGTTGAAAACAATCAGTTATATGAGTTGAGACTGCAAACGCCAGAAAATGTATTTTTAGAAGAGGAAAATGATCTTCGCCGGGTTATGGATTCCTTTAGAGTGAACAAGGTGGCTGCTTGA
- the LOC107411722 gene encoding psbP domain-containing protein 1, chloroplastic isoform X1, giving the protein MAKLVMVQHHHQKHPSFSLLSSSLPDFNGIKLYNQLQGELMCLLSLITNIWMQYKKKLWQQKGALPIITSSAKKILMGGNEFVDNLSSKLQAKEGHQTRAFAVTRRNAMALLLSGYFLSELSMHGIAFAQQSIGLREYIDTFDGYQFNYPQNWIQVRGAGADIFFRDPYVLDENLSVELSSPSSSKYKTIEDLGPPEEAGKKVLKQYLTEFMSTRLGVRRESNILSTSSRVADDGRTYYQVEVNIKSYANNNELAVMPQDRVARLEWDRRYLSVLGVENNQLYELRLQTPENVFLEEENDLRRVMDSFRVNKVAA; this is encoded by the exons ATGGCAAAGTTAGTGATGGTGCAGCATCACCATCAGAAACACCCATCTTTTTCtctcctttcttcttctctgcCTGACTTCAATGGCATCAAACTCTACAATCAACTCCAG GGAGAATTGATGTGTCTCTTATCACTTATCACCAATATATGGATGCAgtataagaaaaaattatggCAGCAAAAAGGAGCACTGCCTATTATAACTTCAAGTGCAAAGAAGATTTTGATGGGCGGCAATGAATTTGTTGACAATCTGTCGTCAAAACTCCAAGCAAAAGAGGGTCATCAG ACTAGAGCTTTTGCAGTAACTCGGAGGAATGCAATGGCCTTGCTTTTATCTGGTTACTTCTTGTCAGAACTTAGTATGCACGGTATCGCATTTGCTCAACAATCTATTGGCTTGAGAGAATACATAGATACTTTTGATGGCTATCAATTTAATTACCCTCAGAACTGGATTCAAGTTCGAGGTGCTGGGGCAGATATATTCTTCAGAGATCCTTATGTTCTTGATGAAAATCTTTCTGTGGAGTTGTCCTCTCCCTCATCCTCAAAGTACAAGACTATTGAAGACTTGGGTCCACCAGAAGAAGCAGGAAAGAAGGTGCTTAAGCAGTATCTGACAGAGTTTATGTCTACAAGACTTGGTGTCAGGCGTGAATCAAACATTCTTTCCACATCTTCAAGAGTTGCTGATGATGGGAGAACTTATTATCAAGTTGAG GTAAACATAAAATCATATGCCAACAACAATGAGCTAGCTGTGATGCCACAAGACCGAGTAGCTCGACTGGAATGGGATAGGCGGTATCTTTCTGTACTCGGAGTTGAAAACAATCAGTTATATGAGTTGAGACTGCAAACGCCAGAAAATGTATTTTTAGAAGAGGAAAATGATCTTCGCCGGGTTATGGATTCCTTTAGAGTGAACAAGGTGGCTGCTTGA
- the LOC107411722 gene encoding psbP domain-containing protein 1, chloroplastic isoform X3 yields the protein MAKLVMVQHHHQKHPSFSLLSSSLPDFNGIKLYNQLQGELMCLLSLITNIWMQYKKKLWQQKGALPIITSSAKKILMGGNEFVDNLSSKLQAKEGHQTRAFAVTRRNAMALLLSGYFLSELSMHGIAFAQQSIGLREYIDTFDGYQFNYPQNWIQVRGAGADIFFRDPYVLDENLSVELSSPSSSKYKTIEDLGPPEEAGKKVLKQYLTEFMSTRLGVRRESNILSTSSRVADDGRTYYQVEVR from the exons ATGGCAAAGTTAGTGATGGTGCAGCATCACCATCAGAAACACCCATCTTTTTCtctcctttcttcttctctgcCTGACTTCAATGGCATCAAACTCTACAATCAACTCCAG GGAGAATTGATGTGTCTCTTATCACTTATCACCAATATATGGATGCAgtataagaaaaaattatggCAGCAAAAAGGAGCACTGCCTATTATAACTTCAAGTGCAAAGAAGATTTTGATGGGCGGCAATGAATTTGTTGACAATCTGTCGTCAAAACTCCAAGCAAAAGAGGGTCATCAG ACTAGAGCTTTTGCAGTAACTCGGAGGAATGCAATGGCCTTGCTTTTATCTGGTTACTTCTTGTCAGAACTTAGTATGCACGGTATCGCATTTGCTCAACAATCTATTGGCTTGAGAGAATACATAGATACTTTTGATGGCTATCAATTTAATTACCCTCAGAACTGGATTCAAGTTCGAGGTGCTGGGGCAGATATATTCTTCAGAGATCCTTATGTTCTTGATGAAAATCTTTCTGTGGAGTTGTCCTCTCCCTCATCCTCAAAGTACAAGACTATTGAAGACTTGGGTCCACCAGAAGAAGCAGGAAAGAAGGTGCTTAAGCAGTATCTGACAGAGTTTATGTCTACAAGACTTGGTGTCAGGCGTGAATCAAACATTCTTTCCACATCTTCAAGAGTTGCTGATGATGGGAGAACTTATTATCAAGTTGAGGTAAG GTAA
- the LOC107411728 gene encoding alkaline/neutral invertase A, mitochondrial isoform X2, with product MNTLTFLGYSTMKPMCRNLPSCRCSAFFGFSSVKRFHSLANRGGDSSKLCLNFEHNCQFQASRFRVLGFKRAADDTHKIFRVPIWSFGQSRVVSRSYSVGAYRDVSIIASVASKVRTLSTSVETRVNENNFERIYVQGGINVRPLVVERIDKDENIVGVEDRIEAGDEKVSQQSLNEAEALSLKREENDIEKEAWKLLRDAVVTYCGSPVGTMAANDPNDKLPLNYDQVFIRDFVPSALAFLLKGEGEIVRNFLLHTLQLQSWEKTVDCYSPGQGLMPASFKVRTVPLDENKSEEVLDPDFGESAIGRVAPVDSGLWWIILLRAYGKITGDYTLQERVDVQTGLKMILNLCLTDGFDMFPSLLVTDGSCMIDRRMGIHGHPLEIQALFYSALRCSREMLAVNDGSKNLVRAINNRLSALSFHIREYYWVDMKKINEIYRYKTEEYSTDAINKFNIYPEQIPSWLMDWIPEEGGYLIGNLQPAHMDFRFFMLGNLWSIVSSLGTPKQNAAILNMIEAKWDDLVGHMPLKICYPALEYEEWRITTGSDPKNTSLWHVSRWEGQI from the exons ATGAATACTCTTACTTTCCTTGGGTATTCAACAATGAAACCCATGTGTAGAAACTTGCCTAGTTGTCGATGTTCGGCGTTTTTCGGTTTCTCATCTGTTAAACGCTTCCATAGTTTAGCTAATAGAGGTGGTGATTCATCCAAGTTATGCCTTAATTTTGAGCATAACTGTCAATTCCAAGCCAGCCGTTTTCGTGTCTTGGGATTTAAACGTGCTGCAGATGATACCCACAAAATTtttcgggtacccatttggagTTTTGGCCAATCTAGGGTTGTATCAAGGTCTTATAGTGTTGGTGCATATAGGGATGTATCAATTATTGCAAGCGTTGCTTCAAAGGTTCGAACTTTGTCAACTTCGGTTGAGACCCGTGTGAATGAGAACAACTTTGAGAGGATATATGTTCAGGGTGGTATTAATGTGAGGCCTTTGGTAGTTGAAAGAATTGATAAGGATGAGAATATTGTAGGAGTGGAAGATAGGATTGAAGCTGGTGATGAAAAAGTGAGTCAACAAAGTTTGAATGAAGCTGAAGCTTTGAGTCTTAAGAGGGAGGAAAATGATATTGAGAAGGAGGCTTGGAAATTGTTGCGTGATGCGGTTGTTACGTATTGTGGTAGTCCTGTGGGGACTATGGCTGCAAATGATCCGAATGACAAGCTACCGTTGAATTACGATCAGGTTTTTATTCGTGATTTTGTTCCTTCGGCCCTGGCTTTCTTGCTTAAGGGAGAAGGTGAAATTGTGAGGAACTTCCTTCTTCATACCTTGCAATTGCAG AGCTGGGAAAAAACAGTTGACTGCTACAGTCCTGGACAGGGCTTGATGCCTGCAAGTTTTAAAGTTAGAACTGTGCCCCTTGATGAAAATAAGTCCGAAGAAGTTCTAGATCCAGATTTTGGTGAATCAGCTATTGGCCGTGTTGCACCTGTAGATTCTG GGTTATGGTGGATTATTCTATTGCGGGCTTATGGAAAAATCACTGGTGATTATACTCTACAAGAGAGGGTGGACGTTCAGACTGGCCTAAAAATGATTCTGAACTTGTGTTTAACAGATGGATTTGATATGTTTCCTTCTCTGTTAGTGACTGATGGATCCTGCATGATAGACCGGCGGATGGGTATTCATGGTCATCCTCTTGAGATCCAA GCTTTATTTTACTCAGCTCTACGATGCTCTCGTGAAATGCTTGCTGTAAATGATGGATCCAAGAATTTGGTGAGGGCCATAAACAACAGACTCAGTGCTCTGTCTTTCCATATTAGAGAATACTATTGGGTCGATATGAAAAAGATCAATGAGATCTATCGATATAAAACAGAAGAGTACTCTACAGATGCCATCAACAAGTTCAACATCTACCCTGAACAAATCCCTTCGTGGCTAATGGATTGGATTCCAGAGGAAGGTGGGTATCTTATAGGCAATCTACAGCCAGCTCACATGGATTTTAGGTTTTTCATGCTTGGAAATCTTTGGTCCATTGTTTCATCTCTGGGTACTCCAAAGCAAAATGCAGCCATATTAAATATGATAGAAGCCAAATGGGATGATCTTGTGGGGCATATGCCACTTAAAATATGTTACCCTGCCTTAGAGTATGAGGAGTGGCGTATAACTACTGGAAGTGACCCAAAGAACAC TTCACTTTGGCATGTGTCAAGATGGGAAGGTCAGATTTAG
- the LOC107411728 gene encoding alkaline/neutral invertase A, mitochondrial isoform X1, which produces MNTLTFLGYSTMKPMCRNLPSCRCSAFFGFSSVKRFHSLANRGGDSSKLCLNFEHNCQFQASRFRVLGFKRAADDTHKIFRVPIWSFGQSRVVSRSYSVGAYRDVSIIASVASKVRTLSTSVETRVNENNFERIYVQGGINVRPLVVERIDKDENIVGVEDRIEAGDEKVSQQSLNEAEALSLKREENDIEKEAWKLLRDAVVTYCGSPVGTMAANDPNDKLPLNYDQVFIRDFVPSALAFLLKGEGEIVRNFLLHTLQLQSWEKTVDCYSPGQGLMPASFKVRTVPLDENKSEEVLDPDFGESAIGRVAPVDSGLWWIILLRAYGKITGDYTLQERVDVQTGLKMILNLCLTDGFDMFPSLLVTDGSCMIDRRMGIHGHPLEIQALFYSALRCSREMLAVNDGSKNLVRAINNRLSALSFHIREYYWVDMKKINEIYRYKTEEYSTDAINKFNIYPEQIPSWLMDWIPEEGGYLIGNLQPAHMDFRFFMLGNLWSIVSSLGTPKQNAAILNMIEAKWDDLVGHMPLKICYPALEYEEWRITTGSDPKNTPWSYHNGGSWPTLLWQFTLACVKMGRSDLAQKAVALAEKRLPHDHWPEYYDTRTGKFIGKQSRLYQTWTIAGFLASKMLLENPEMASLLFWEEDYELLEICVCALSKSGRKKCSRVAARSQILV; this is translated from the exons ATGAATACTCTTACTTTCCTTGGGTATTCAACAATGAAACCCATGTGTAGAAACTTGCCTAGTTGTCGATGTTCGGCGTTTTTCGGTTTCTCATCTGTTAAACGCTTCCATAGTTTAGCTAATAGAGGTGGTGATTCATCCAAGTTATGCCTTAATTTTGAGCATAACTGTCAATTCCAAGCCAGCCGTTTTCGTGTCTTGGGATTTAAACGTGCTGCAGATGATACCCACAAAATTtttcgggtacccatttggagTTTTGGCCAATCTAGGGTTGTATCAAGGTCTTATAGTGTTGGTGCATATAGGGATGTATCAATTATTGCAAGCGTTGCTTCAAAGGTTCGAACTTTGTCAACTTCGGTTGAGACCCGTGTGAATGAGAACAACTTTGAGAGGATATATGTTCAGGGTGGTATTAATGTGAGGCCTTTGGTAGTTGAAAGAATTGATAAGGATGAGAATATTGTAGGAGTGGAAGATAGGATTGAAGCTGGTGATGAAAAAGTGAGTCAACAAAGTTTGAATGAAGCTGAAGCTTTGAGTCTTAAGAGGGAGGAAAATGATATTGAGAAGGAGGCTTGGAAATTGTTGCGTGATGCGGTTGTTACGTATTGTGGTAGTCCTGTGGGGACTATGGCTGCAAATGATCCGAATGACAAGCTACCGTTGAATTACGATCAGGTTTTTATTCGTGATTTTGTTCCTTCGGCCCTGGCTTTCTTGCTTAAGGGAGAAGGTGAAATTGTGAGGAACTTCCTTCTTCATACCTTGCAATTGCAG AGCTGGGAAAAAACAGTTGACTGCTACAGTCCTGGACAGGGCTTGATGCCTGCAAGTTTTAAAGTTAGAACTGTGCCCCTTGATGAAAATAAGTCCGAAGAAGTTCTAGATCCAGATTTTGGTGAATCAGCTATTGGCCGTGTTGCACCTGTAGATTCTG GGTTATGGTGGATTATTCTATTGCGGGCTTATGGAAAAATCACTGGTGATTATACTCTACAAGAGAGGGTGGACGTTCAGACTGGCCTAAAAATGATTCTGAACTTGTGTTTAACAGATGGATTTGATATGTTTCCTTCTCTGTTAGTGACTGATGGATCCTGCATGATAGACCGGCGGATGGGTATTCATGGTCATCCTCTTGAGATCCAA GCTTTATTTTACTCAGCTCTACGATGCTCTCGTGAAATGCTTGCTGTAAATGATGGATCCAAGAATTTGGTGAGGGCCATAAACAACAGACTCAGTGCTCTGTCTTTCCATATTAGAGAATACTATTGGGTCGATATGAAAAAGATCAATGAGATCTATCGATATAAAACAGAAGAGTACTCTACAGATGCCATCAACAAGTTCAACATCTACCCTGAACAAATCCCTTCGTGGCTAATGGATTGGATTCCAGAGGAAGGTGGGTATCTTATAGGCAATCTACAGCCAGCTCACATGGATTTTAGGTTTTTCATGCTTGGAAATCTTTGGTCCATTGTTTCATCTCTGGGTACTCCAAAGCAAAATGCAGCCATATTAAATATGATAGAAGCCAAATGGGATGATCTTGTGGGGCATATGCCACTTAAAATATGTTACCCTGCCTTAGAGTATGAGGAGTGGCGTATAACTACTGGAAGTGACCCAAAGAACAC CCCTTGGTCATATCATAATGGCGGATCTTGGCCAACACTTCTGTGGCAG TTCACTTTGGCATGTGTCAAGATGGGAAGGTCAGATTTAGCTCAAAAGGCAGTTGCTTTGGCTGAGAAGAGGCTTCCACATGACCATTGGCCTGAATACTATGACACCAGAACAGGGAAGTTTATTGGAAAACAATCGCGACTTTACCAAACATGGACGATTGCTGGGTTCCTTGCGTCCAAAATGCTCTTGGAGAATCCAGAGATGGCATCCTTGTTATTCTGGGAGGAGGATTATGAGCTTCTTGAGATTTGTGTTTGTGCACTTAGCAAGAGCGGCAGGAAAAAATGCTCAAGAGTTGCTGCCAGGTCTCAGATTCTTGTGTGA
- the LOC107411729 gene encoding protein RTF1 homolog, with protein MADLENLLLEAAGRTSAGGTNRHAHPPNRRLFDGPSSQDGSDFKDEESDDGYDYAIRKPAGSQVPLKKRFDPTKRADYQGSNEEGNYKDDGSDHGEDSSDESDVGSDLYKNEDDQKKLADMTEFEREIILSDRALKKDNKDFKEKLRLMLDKARSTRCREDPLPPPLSFGVRTSARTFKRMAAMDDALNQLREKRLKHRYGSRGGSVSQHTLSTKRKVLTAANLSSSSQGESVSESHSEDEASVGDGEMVDGGKEMGIPGSEPPTFDDIKEITVQRSKLVKWFMEPYFEDLIVGCFVRIGVGKSTNGPAYRLCMVQGVDASDSDQHYMLDGKTTSKFLICVSANGSSTTKLQMAMVSDSTPLEEEFSKWVRAVEHSGRKMLSKRDVLEKKEALQNSNRYIYSATTGKQMLQEKKHTLSRPLNIAVEKEQLRRQIEVAESKSDTVEVRRIMTRLQELEASRPAHDKDTKAFRLAEMNRKNKVENLKSASELKPVNMSLKAGDAGYDPFSRRWTRSRNYYASSKAGGEDEAPEEKVGTSEVDINLGGVKLAGDASVEVTKAAIEAAADAGKLVDTGAPVDKATEYNILHNFELPISLAKLKKFGGPQGAHLGYMARKQRIEATVGRQVPEDHGRKHPLALSITDYKRRRGLL; from the coding sequence ATGGCAGACTTGGAAAACTTGCTCCTGGAGGCTGCAGGAAGGACAAGTGCAGGTGGGACAAACCGCCATGCACATCCACCAAATCGGAGGCTATTCGATGGTCCCTCCTCTCAGGATGGAAGTGATTTCAAGGATGAAGAATCTGATGATGGTTATGATTATGCCATCAGGAAGCCTGCTGGTTCTCAAGTTCCTCTGAAGAAGAGGTTTGATCCTACTAAAAGAGCAGATTATCAAGGCAGCAATGAAGAAGGCAATTATAAAGATGATGGTTCTGATCATGGGGAGGACAGTAGTGATGAATCTGATGTTGGCAGCGACCTTTACAAGAATGAGGATGACCAGAAAAAGCTCGCAGACATGACCGAATTTGAAAGAGAGATAATTTTATCAGACAGAGCACTCAAGAAAGATAATAAAGATTTTAAGGAGAAATTGAGATTGATGCTAGACAAAGCAAGGTCTACAAGGTGCAGAGAAGATCCTTTACCTCCTCCATTGTCTTTTGGTGTGCGCACATCAGCTAGAACTTTCAAGAGGATGGCTGCAATGGATGATGCATTGAATCAATTGCGGGAAAAACGGCTGAAGCATCGGTATGGATCAAGAGGAGGTTCAGTTAGCCAGCATACTTTGTCAACCAAGCGAAAAGTCCTCACTGCTGCAAATCTAAGTAGCTCCAGTCAGGGTGAGAGTGTAAGTGAGTCGCATAGTGAAGATGAAGCATCAGTTGGGGATGGTGAAATGGTTGACGGTGGTAAGGAAATGGGTATTCCTGGGTCAGAACCACCAACATTTGATGACATAAAGGAAATTACTGTTCAAAGATCAAAACTGGTTAAATGGTTTATGGAACCATACTTTGAGGATTTAATTGTCGGTTGCTTTGTCAGAATTGGAGTTGGGAAGTCAACAAATGGGCCTGCCTACAGGCTCTGCATGGTCCAGGGTGTTGATGCCTCAGACTCTGACCAGCATTACATGCTAGATGGAAAAACAACAAGTAAGTTTCTGATATGTGTTTCAGCCAATGGAAGTTCCACTACCAAGTTGCAGATGGCTATGGTTTCCGATTCTACTCCACTTGAAGAGGAGTTCAGCAAGTGGGTTAGAGCTGTGGAGCATAGCGGCAGGAAAATGCTGAGTAAACGGGATGTCTTAGAAAAGAAGGAAGCACTACAAAATTCCAACAGATACATTTACTCAGCAACCACTGGGAAACAAATGTTGCAGGAGAAAAAACATACCTTGTCAAGGCCGTTAAATATTGCAGTTGAGAAGGAACAATTGAGGAGGCAGATAGAGGTTGCAGAAAGTAAGTCTGATACTGTGGAAGTGAGAAGGATCATGACGAGGCTGCAAGAACTGGAAGCATCAAGGCCAGCCCATGACAAAGATACAAAGGCTTTTAGACTAGCTGAGATGAACAGGAAGAACAAGGTTGAAAACTTGAAGAGTGCTTCAGAATTGAAACCAGTAAATATGAGTTTAAAAGCTGGGGATGCTGGGTATGATCCCTTTTCAAGGAGATGGACAAGATCAAGAAATTACTATGCTTCCTCAAAGGCTGGTGGAGAAGATGAGGCTCCTGAGGAGAAAGTTGGTACTTCTGAGGTAGACATTAACTTAGGAGGAGTGAAGTTAGCAGGAGATGCTAGCGTGGAAGTGACAAAAGCAGCCATAGAAGCTGCAGCTGATGCAGGAAAGTTGGTGGATACTGGTGCTCCTGTGGATAAAGCTACAGAGTATAATATTCTACACAACTTCGAGCTTCCAATCTCCTTGGCCAAACTGAAGAAGTTCGGTGGACCCCAGGGTGCTCATCTTGGATACATGGCCAGGAAACAAAGAATAGAAGCAACTGTTGGACGCCAAGTTCCAGAAGATCATGGAAGGAAACATCCCCTCGCATTGTCAATTACTGACTACAAGAGAAGAAGagggctgctttaa